One window of the Chryseotalea sp. WA131a genome contains the following:
- the purE gene encoding 5-(carboxyamino)imidazole ribonucleotide mutase: MSKATIGIIMGSQSDLKIMKEAAEFLEEMKIPFELTVVSAHRTPQRMVDYASSARSRGLKVVIAGAGGAAHLPGMVASLTSLPVIGVPIKSSNSIDGWDSILSILQMPSGVPVATVALNGARNAGILAAQIVGSSDKATANRLDAFKTSLKKKVEESFEVIEKKGWKNVL, from the coding sequence ATGAGCAAAGCAACTATTGGCATTATCATGGGCAGTCAATCTGATTTAAAAATCATGAAAGAAGCTGCCGAATTTTTAGAAGAGATGAAAATCCCTTTTGAGTTGACAGTAGTTTCAGCGCACCGCACGCCACAGCGCATGGTTGATTACGCTTCCTCAGCCCGTTCACGCGGATTGAAAGTGGTGATTGCAGGCGCAGGTGGCGCAGCACACTTGCCCGGCATGGTAGCATCGTTAACTTCATTGCCTGTGATTGGTGTACCCATCAAATCGTCTAACTCTATCGATGGTTGGGACTCTATTTTGTCCATTCTGCAAATGCCATCAGGTGTGCCCGTGGCTACCGTTGCCTTAAATGGTGCCCGCAATGCCGGCATTTTAGCTGCTCAAATTGTTGGAAGCAGTGACAAGGCAACCGCCAATCGATTGGATGCGTTTAAAACGAGTTTAAAAAAGAAGGTTGAAGAATCGTTTGAGGTCATAGAAAAAAAGGGATGGAAGAATGTGTTGTAA
- a CDS encoding TerC/Alx family metal homeostasis membrane protein, whose product MAFLLFGREISEQTVIYSIFGLVIGIFLLVDLGFFNKSAHKITTKSALYQSIFWVIISTLFGYVIYIDGPYEVEVSGQIKSISGLTATVQYFTAYLTEYALSVDNIFVILLILKYFQVKEEFYHRILFWGIFGAVVFRGIFIFVGAYFIAKWHFILYIFGVFLIYSGIKIYFEDSDEKIDPEKNPILKLCRKYLPISKNDEGGQFLIKENGKYMFTPLFLVIILIETTDLIFAVDSIPAAFAITQSEFLIYTSNIFAVMGLRAMFFLLSGIIDKFYLLQKGLSIILFFIGAKMLLEIIDIELSPVLSFSVIIATLTLSILFSVLVPRKDQPEESEDVSG is encoded by the coding sequence ATGGCATTTCTTTTATTTGGGAGAGAAATTTCTGAACAAACCGTTATTTATAGCATTTTTGGTCTGGTCATAGGCATTTTTTTATTAGTTGATTTAGGCTTCTTTAATAAAAGTGCCCACAAAATCACTACTAAATCAGCTCTCTATCAATCCATTTTTTGGGTAATAATCAGCACCTTATTCGGCTATGTCATTTATATAGATGGCCCTTACGAAGTGGAGGTGTCGGGACAAATCAAATCCATTTCTGGCCTCACGGCCACGGTGCAATATTTCACTGCTTACTTAACGGAGTACGCATTATCTGTTGATAATATCTTTGTCATTTTATTGATATTAAAATATTTTCAAGTAAAGGAGGAATTTTACCACCGAATACTTTTTTGGGGAATATTTGGAGCAGTTGTTTTTAGAGGAATCTTCATTTTTGTCGGTGCATACTTCATTGCCAAATGGCATTTTATTCTTTACATATTTGGGGTTTTCCTGATCTATTCAGGCATAAAAATATACTTTGAGGACAGTGATGAAAAGATCGACCCTGAGAAAAACCCAATTTTAAAGTTATGCCGCAAATACTTGCCTATCTCTAAAAATGACGAGGGCGGACAATTCTTGATTAAAGAAAACGGCAAGTACATGTTTACGCCACTTTTCTTGGTAATCATTTTGATCGAAACTACTGATTTAATCTTTGCGGTTGACTCCATACCCGCAGCCTTCGCCATTACGCAAAGTGAATTTTTGATTTACACGTCCAATATCTTTGCGGTAATGGGCTTACGCGCCATGTTCTTTTTGCTTTCGGGGATTATCGACAAGTTTTACTTATTGCAAAAAGGTCTTTCCATTATTCTATTTTTTATTGGGGCTAAGATGCTTTTGGAGATAATTGACATCGAACTTTCACCCGTTCTGTCCTTTTCCGTCATTATTGCTACCCTTACGCTATCAATCTTATTTTCAGTTTTGGTGCCGCGCAAAGACCAGCCTGAAGAATCAGAAGATGTTTCTGGTTAA